A single Primulina eburnea isolate SZY01 chromosome 11, ASM2296580v1, whole genome shotgun sequence DNA region contains:
- the LOC140805842 gene encoding uncharacterized protein isoform X1, with translation MAEREKMTEYERRRLENMKRNGEMLAALKIQSRVNELSAAKRQRSPVRGSADVALCVTLWKNGFFCILCLLNIPKFYLVLIYHLLNPRHRRAQCKSYKSSPTKKPKNEATVVLRRSLRKLGVPTDASTAGGLKYYNDDDNQTKKIPKLKTTATCTYSIYEPVPLAMRDTRTSDNSSDRTLVSTILRCSEKSLLRESDEFPVDSIETLRRSEPFEQLKGRKRVYSSVSVDALKLKQENIARVVTGKILNFRFFPTLDMQMVVVGNKDGNIGFWNVEAKEEDDGGIYVYHPHTGPISGIVIDPFSISKLYSSCYDGFVRLLDVEKEVFDMVYASEYTIYSMTLNPHDNKSLYFSEGRGGIQIWDLRAAKSASSCDLHEDKINTIDFNLENSNLMATSSTDGTACIWDLRLLSADEPKPLQTIKHKRAIQSAYFSPTGKCLATTSMDNTVGLFSGPNYKDTSMVFHYNQTGRLKSKFRGIWGWDDSYVFIGNMKRGIDVISVASEKIVTTLESELVSAVSCRFDAHPCNVGMLAGATSGGQVYIWTPS, from the exons ATGGCTGAGCGTGAAAAGATGACGGAATACGAGCGGAGGCGACTGGAGAACATGAAGCGCAACGGCGAGATGTTGGCGGCACTGAAGATTCAGTCTAGAGTGAACGAACTCTCCGCCGCCAAACGCCAAAG ATCTCCTGTTCGAGGAAGTGCAGACGTCGCTCTTTGTGTCACTTTGTGGAAAAATGGCTTCTTTTGTATTTTGTGCCTTTTGAATATACCTAAATTTTATTTAGTACTAATCTATCATTTATTAAACCCGCGCCATCGCAGAGCTCAGTGTAAATCCTATAAAAGTAGTCCCACAAAGAAACCAAAAAACGAAGCCACTGTGGTGCTACGACGGTCTTTGAGGAAACTTGGAGTGCCTACTGACGCATCTACTGCTGGTGGCTTGAAATATTATAACGATGACGACAATCAGACGAAGAAAATTCCGAAATTGAAAACTACCGCCACATGTACATATTCCATTTATGAACCAGTCCCCCTTGCAATGAGAGATACACGCACCAGTGATAATTCCTCAGACAGGACTCTTGTTTCAACCATTTTAAGATGCTCTGAAAAATCCCTTTTGCGTGAGAGTGATGAATTTCCCGTTGATTCCATTGAAACTTTGAGGAGAAGCGAACCATTTGAGCAGCTAAAGGGGCGGAAAAGGGTGTACAGTTCAGTTAGTGTAGATGCCCTGAAATTGAAGCAAGAGAATATAGCAAGGGTGGTGACTgggaaaattttgaattttaggtTTTTTCCAACTCTTGATATGCAAATGGTTGTGGTAGGGAACAAGGATGGCAATATCGGGTTTTGGAATGTCGAAGCAAAAGAAGAAGATGATGGGGGGATTTATGTTTACCACCCACATACGGGACCAATTTCTGGTATTGTGATAGATCCATTTTCCATATCAAAG TTGTACAGTTCTTGCTATGATGGGTTTGTGCGGTTATTAGATGTTGAGAAAGAGGTGTTCGATATGGTTTATGCCAGTGAATACACTATATACTCTATGACCCTAAATCCACACGACAACAAGTCCTTATACTTTAGTGAAGGCAGAGGAGGAATCCAGATATGGGATTTGAGAGCAGCAAAATCCGCGTCTTCATGTGATTTGCATGAAGATAAGATTAACACCATAGACTTTAACTTAGAAAACAGTAATCTCATGGCTACGAGCTCCACAGATGGCACTGCTTGCATTTGGGATTTGAGACTCTTGAGTGCAGATGAACCAAAGCCCCTGCAGACTATTAAGCATAAAAGAGCCATACAATCTGCTTACTTTTCACCAACTGGGAAGTGTCTGGCAACTACAAG CATGGATAACACTGTTGGCTTATTTAGTGGTCCAAATTACAAGGACACATCTATGGTTTTTCATTATAACCAAACAGGAAGATTGAAGTCCAAATTTAG aggtatatgggGTTGGGATGACTCATATGTCTTCATTGGTAATATGAAGAGAGGAATTGATGTCATCTCTGTTGCCAGTGAAAAAATTGTCACTACCTTGGAAAGTGAACTGGTTTCTGCTGTTTCATGCCGTTTTGATGCCCATCCGTGCAACGTTGGGATGCTTGCCGGGGCTACAAGTGGAGGCCAGGTTTACATTTGGACTCCGTCGTAG
- the LOC140805842 gene encoding uncharacterized protein isoform X2, with product MAEREKMTEYERRRLENMKRNGEMLAALKIQSRVNELSAAKRQRAQCKSYKSSPTKKPKNEATVVLRRSLRKLGVPTDASTAGGLKYYNDDDNQTKKIPKLKTTATCTYSIYEPVPLAMRDTRTSDNSSDRTLVSTILRCSEKSLLRESDEFPVDSIETLRRSEPFEQLKGRKRVYSSVSVDALKLKQENIARVVTGKILNFRFFPTLDMQMVVVGNKDGNIGFWNVEAKEEDDGGIYVYHPHTGPISGIVIDPFSISKLYSSCYDGFVRLLDVEKEVFDMVYASEYTIYSMTLNPHDNKSLYFSEGRGGIQIWDLRAAKSASSCDLHEDKINTIDFNLENSNLMATSSTDGTACIWDLRLLSADEPKPLQTIKHKRAIQSAYFSPTGKCLATTSMDNTVGLFSGPNYKDTSMVFHYNQTGRLKSKFRGIWGWDDSYVFIGNMKRGIDVISVASEKIVTTLESELVSAVSCRFDAHPCNVGMLAGATSGGQVYIWTPS from the exons ATGGCTGAGCGTGAAAAGATGACGGAATACGAGCGGAGGCGACTGGAGAACATGAAGCGCAACGGCGAGATGTTGGCGGCACTGAAGATTCAGTCTAGAGTGAACGAACTCTCCGCCGCCAAACGCCAAAG AGCTCAGTGTAAATCCTATAAAAGTAGTCCCACAAAGAAACCAAAAAACGAAGCCACTGTGGTGCTACGACGGTCTTTGAGGAAACTTGGAGTGCCTACTGACGCATCTACTGCTGGTGGCTTGAAATATTATAACGATGACGACAATCAGACGAAGAAAATTCCGAAATTGAAAACTACCGCCACATGTACATATTCCATTTATGAACCAGTCCCCCTTGCAATGAGAGATACACGCACCAGTGATAATTCCTCAGACAGGACTCTTGTTTCAACCATTTTAAGATGCTCTGAAAAATCCCTTTTGCGTGAGAGTGATGAATTTCCCGTTGATTCCATTGAAACTTTGAGGAGAAGCGAACCATTTGAGCAGCTAAAGGGGCGGAAAAGGGTGTACAGTTCAGTTAGTGTAGATGCCCTGAAATTGAAGCAAGAGAATATAGCAAGGGTGGTGACTgggaaaattttgaattttaggtTTTTTCCAACTCTTGATATGCAAATGGTTGTGGTAGGGAACAAGGATGGCAATATCGGGTTTTGGAATGTCGAAGCAAAAGAAGAAGATGATGGGGGGATTTATGTTTACCACCCACATACGGGACCAATTTCTGGTATTGTGATAGATCCATTTTCCATATCAAAG TTGTACAGTTCTTGCTATGATGGGTTTGTGCGGTTATTAGATGTTGAGAAAGAGGTGTTCGATATGGTTTATGCCAGTGAATACACTATATACTCTATGACCCTAAATCCACACGACAACAAGTCCTTATACTTTAGTGAAGGCAGAGGAGGAATCCAGATATGGGATTTGAGAGCAGCAAAATCCGCGTCTTCATGTGATTTGCATGAAGATAAGATTAACACCATAGACTTTAACTTAGAAAACAGTAATCTCATGGCTACGAGCTCCACAGATGGCACTGCTTGCATTTGGGATTTGAGACTCTTGAGTGCAGATGAACCAAAGCCCCTGCAGACTATTAAGCATAAAAGAGCCATACAATCTGCTTACTTTTCACCAACTGGGAAGTGTCTGGCAACTACAAG CATGGATAACACTGTTGGCTTATTTAGTGGTCCAAATTACAAGGACACATCTATGGTTTTTCATTATAACCAAACAGGAAGATTGAAGTCCAAATTTAG aggtatatgggGTTGGGATGACTCATATGTCTTCATTGGTAATATGAAGAGAGGAATTGATGTCATCTCTGTTGCCAGTGAAAAAATTGTCACTACCTTGGAAAGTGAACTGGTTTCTGCTGTTTCATGCCGTTTTGATGCCCATCCGTGCAACGTTGGGATGCTTGCCGGGGCTACAAGTGGAGGCCAGGTTTACATTTGGACTCCGTCGTAG